The Longimicrobiaceae bacterium sequence CCGCTGACCGACTTTGGCGGCACCGCGGCATCTGGACGGCGGCGGCCTTCGTAGAGGCCGCCTGCCTCATCGAGCCGAACGACGCGCGGCACCCGCTGGAGCTGGGGCGGCTCTACCGCATGCGGGCCGACTTCGCCCGCGCTTGGGCCTGGTACGGCTGGGCCGCGCGGCTGGCGCGGCGTCACGGCGACGGCGCGACGCTCTCCACGGCACTCCTGCGGATGGGCAGGCTTGCCCACGACGAGGACGCGCACGCGCTCGCCGGGCGGCTCTACAAGCTCGCCCGCGCTGTCGCCCGCAGGTACGGATGCAGGGCCCAAGAAGGGGACGCGCTCGTCGCGCTCGGCCTGCTGCGGTACGCGCTGGATCACCGTGGTGACGCGCTGGAGCACTTCCGCGAGGCCGTGGACGCGTACGAGCCGGGCAGCGACCGGCTCCCGGTGATGGGTCTGCGTGTAGCGGAGCGGTGGCTTGCGGAAGGGCAGTTCAGGGGAGCCGCCGGGCTGCTCCTGCCCGCCGTCCACCACGCGAAGGGCGAGACGCGGCTGGCGAGCCTTGCCGCCGCGGCCCGCGCCTCGGCGGCCCTCGGCCTGGAATGGGAGTATGAAGGCTGCTGGTGCGGGACGTGGCTCCACATGGGATGCGGCTCAACAAGCGCACAGGTGGACGCCTCCATTCAGCTGGCTCGCGCTGCGGCGAACAACGGCGACTGGACGCGTGCCCAACAGCGCGCCTTGGCCGTCCTCAACGCAACGGCGCTGACGAACGACACCGACCGGGCTTCCATCGCTGGGCGTATGTTCGTCGCTGCGATGATGCCAAAGGAGGTGGGAGAAGCGG is a genomic window containing:
- a CDS encoding tetratricopeptide repeat protein, with product MRFARLGRTRPPTRSIPKRADDVRIIRMDLDGSDLAPAARTLSGALASVRPWLAGKDPPRFRRHGLYACLQLRDAVSCLQYFFRNPVTPDLRASAAAECREAADRLWRHRGIWTAAAFVEAACLIEPNDARHPLELGRLYRMRADFARAWAWYGWAARLARRHGDGATLSTALLRMGRLAHDEDAHALAGRLYKLARAVARRYGCRAQEGDALVALGLLRYALDHRGDALEHFREAVDAYEPGSDRLPVMGLRVAERWLAEGQFRGAAGLLLPAVHHAKGETRLASLAAAARASAALGLEWEYEGCWCGTWLHMGCGSTSAQVDASIQLARAAANNGDWTRAQQRALAVLNATALTNDTDRASIAGRMFVAAMMPKEVGEAACDEAFPDLRAIRLGLVDDWEDDDEPEPWLPVAPVRALVDAFVRALTGGAPADPHTFAP